The following are encoded in a window of Thermococcus sp. CX2 genomic DNA:
- a CDS encoding 4Fe-4S dicluster domain-containing protein: MSEMPNYLREGYITPEELFEIIPRPSEERLRKRPVAVPECPQEIPCAPCREICPTGAISMPTPNDLPIVDYEKCIGCSLCVQICPGLAFFMIHYVGDKARITMPHELLLLPERGEEVILLNRVGEPVGKGKVLTVVPREKSRGDTPIITVEIPTELAWEVRAVRVERGGNND; this comes from the coding sequence ATGAGCGAGATGCCCAACTACCTGCGAGAGGGATACATCACTCCCGAGGAGCTCTTCGAAATAATTCCAAGGCCGAGCGAGGAGCGTCTAAGAAAAAGACCAGTTGCCGTCCCCGAATGCCCACAGGAGATACCCTGCGCTCCCTGTAGAGAGATATGCCCCACCGGGGCGATAAGCATGCCCACGCCGAACGATTTGCCGATAGTTGACTACGAGAAGTGCATAGGCTGCTCCCTCTGTGTTCAGATATGCCCTGGGCTGGCATTCTTCATGATACACTACGTTGGCGATAAGGCGAGGATAACGATGCCTCACGAGCTTCTGCTCCTTCCAGAGCGGGGCGAGGAGGTCATTCTCCTCAATCGCGTCGGAGAGCCTGTTGGTAAGGGAAAAGTTCTCACGGTAGTCCCGAGGGAGAAGAGCAGGGGAGACACCCCGATAATCACCGTGGAGATTCCCACAGAGCTCGCCTGGGAAGTGAGGGCCGTCCGGGTTGAGAGAGGTGGTAATAATGACTGA
- a CDS encoding (2Fe-2S)-binding protein: MTDGQRIVCRCNDVTVEDVERLIDSGITDIEEIKRLLRIGMGPCQGRTCIPIVISILARKTGKKPEDIPLPNTRVPIMPVRVEVLVGGDDE; the protein is encoded by the coding sequence ATGACTGACGGTCAGAGAATAGTCTGCCGCTGTAACGATGTAACCGTTGAGGACGTGGAGAGGCTTATAGACTCTGGCATCACCGACATCGAGGAAATAAAGCGCCTCCTCAGGATAGGCATGGGGCCATGCCAGGGGAGGACGTGCATCCCGATAGTAATCTCCATCCTCGCAAGGAAGACTGGAAAGAAGCCCGAGGATATACCCCTCCCTAACACCAGGGTGCCGATAATGCCAGTTCGCGTCGAAGTTCTCGTGGGTGGTGACGATGAGTAA
- a CDS encoding FAD-binding oxidoreductase yields the protein MSKVAVIGGGIIGVATAYELAKLGVDVILFEKNYFGSGSTFRCATGIRAQFTDEANIRLMKYSIERWEKLGEELEAEIGFRHSGYLFLATSEEEVEAFKNNIRLQNRFGVPTRLIDMDEAREIVPILNTEPFLAGAWNPMDGKANPFKTLFAYLAKAKELGVDAREHTEVIGIEREGDEAKAVKFRSNGKVESVKVDAVLNAANAWAPLINEMAGLKKDLIPITPYKHQLVKTEPLKEGQVEPLVCPPSWNDSYVIQDGEDGGIICGSGIEHEAKSLDDYEPTYDFLRGVLRYAVKIIPAIRHAHIVRQWAGFYAKTPDKNPAIGKLLENFYIAAGFSGHGFMMAPAVAQAMAELIAEGRSRVPLDWEWYDPYRFERGELRSSAFQIG from the coding sequence ATGAGTAAGGTAGCGGTAATCGGCGGCGGGATAATCGGAGTTGCTACGGCCTACGAGCTGGCGAAGCTCGGCGTGGACGTTATACTCTTCGAGAAGAACTACTTCGGCTCTGGCTCCACCTTCCGATGTGCAACCGGTATAAGGGCACAGTTCACCGATGAGGCGAACATAAGGCTCATGAAGTACTCCATCGAACGCTGGGAGAAGCTTGGAGAGGAACTCGAAGCGGAGATAGGGTTCAGGCACTCGGGATACCTCTTCCTAGCCACGAGCGAGGAGGAGGTCGAAGCCTTCAAAAACAACATCCGGCTCCAGAACCGCTTCGGCGTCCCCACGAGGCTCATAGACATGGACGAGGCCAGAGAAATCGTTCCCATCCTGAACACCGAGCCGTTCTTGGCCGGGGCCTGGAACCCCATGGATGGTAAAGCAAATCCCTTCAAGACGCTCTTCGCGTATCTGGCCAAGGCCAAGGAGCTGGGCGTCGATGCCAGGGAGCACACCGAGGTAATCGGAATAGAGCGCGAAGGTGATGAGGCTAAGGCGGTTAAGTTCAGAAGCAACGGGAAGGTTGAGAGTGTTAAGGTCGATGCGGTTCTAAACGCGGCCAACGCCTGGGCGCCGCTGATTAACGAGATGGCAGGACTTAAGAAGGACCTGATCCCGATAACCCCTTACAAACACCAGCTCGTGAAGACCGAGCCTCTTAAGGAAGGCCAGGTCGAGCCGCTCGTCTGCCCACCGAGCTGGAACGACAGCTACGTTATTCAAGACGGCGAGGACGGCGGAATAATCTGCGGCTCGGGAATAGAGCACGAGGCCAAAAGTCTGGACGACTACGAGCCAACCTACGATTTCCTGAGGGGCGTGCTGAGATACGCAGTGAAGATAATCCCGGCCATCCGCCACGCACACATCGTCCGCCAGTGGGCAGGTTTTTACGCCAAAACCCCCGACAAGAACCCTGCCATCGGAAAGCTCCTCGAGAACTTCTACATCGCTGCCGGCTTCAGCGGGCACGGCTTCATGATGGCTCCCGCCGTTGCCCAGGCGATGGCGGAGTTAATAGCGGAGGGAAGGAGCAGGGTTCCGCTCGACTGGGAGTGGTACGACCCCTACCGCTTCGAGAGGGGGGAGCTGAGGAGCTCGGCCTTCCAGATAGGCTGA
- a CDS encoding KamA family radical SAM protein, which produces MIKVESALSAFGVEESPWGLEQGVGHGEFMKIFEPLPDIGRILQESKSPEEAREKLLEFVRELRWKFRSGKIEANPIDRWLAVYACDVFENILSPYSEKAAGFSTLEYLWKAAKGDEKTLSVLTKGFLEEFRHLFLAMSGKANYSKGWLGPKLEKAGIVSPDFSKVHGREAGKLRSDYLDKVYEYIKTWLNRYPSGLDERIIKKREEQRKQLQEYWGIGDEEWFDYRWQFSHVLKGRKGLETLRELNELGIVKIPEGDLAEVEKAVKYRIPWGITPYYLNLWDFEEPYKEDRHVRRQVMPPKWYMDNMILHREDREYAFDFMGEHDTSPIDLVTRRYVMIAILKAFDTCPQICVYCQRNWEVLEPFMAGSFPGWDKIEKAIEWFGERESMIDVLITGGDPFALSNKIIDKMMSRLSEFDHVINIRWGTRIPVTVPMRITEELAEILGSYIEPGKRNVAVSTHVETAYEVTPEMAKAAYNLRRQGIYIYNQLVYQRNVSRRFENVALRIALKKIGIDPYYTFYPKGKTEQRDYLVPIARVVQERKEEARLLPGQFRTDEPIFNVPRMGKNHLRAWQDRELIAIKPDGSRVYLFHPWEKGISETKLYTYTDVPIEEYLRYLESIGEKREDYETIWYYY; this is translated from the coding sequence GTGATTAAGGTTGAGAGTGCCCTTTCGGCCTTTGGAGTTGAGGAGTCTCCATGGGGCCTTGAGCAGGGGGTGGGACACGGAGAATTCATGAAAATATTTGAGCCACTGCCAGATATTGGCAGGATTCTTCAGGAGAGCAAAAGCCCAGAGGAAGCCAGAGAGAAACTTCTTGAGTTCGTTAGAGAGCTCAGATGGAAGTTCCGGAGTGGTAAAATCGAAGCCAACCCCATCGACAGGTGGCTCGCCGTCTACGCCTGCGACGTCTTCGAGAACATACTCTCTCCGTACAGCGAAAAAGCCGCTGGTTTTTCAACCCTGGAATACCTTTGGAAGGCCGCTAAGGGCGACGAAAAGACCCTGAGCGTTCTCACCAAGGGCTTCCTCGAGGAGTTCAGGCACCTCTTCCTTGCCATGTCTGGCAAGGCCAACTACTCCAAGGGATGGCTCGGGCCGAAGCTGGAAAAAGCCGGCATAGTTTCACCCGACTTCAGTAAGGTTCACGGCAGGGAAGCGGGGAAGCTGCGCTCAGACTACCTCGACAAGGTCTACGAATACATAAAGACCTGGCTGAACCGCTATCCGAGTGGCCTCGACGAGAGGATAATCAAGAAGAGGGAGGAGCAGAGGAAGCAGCTCCAGGAGTACTGGGGCATAGGCGATGAGGAGTGGTTCGACTACAGGTGGCAGTTCAGCCACGTCCTCAAGGGCAGGAAGGGCCTCGAAACCCTCAGGGAGCTCAACGAGCTCGGGATAGTAAAAATCCCGGAGGGTGACCTGGCGGAAGTCGAGAAGGCAGTCAAGTATCGCATCCCCTGGGGAATAACGCCCTACTACCTCAACCTCTGGGACTTCGAGGAGCCCTACAAGGAGGACAGACACGTCAGGAGGCAGGTGATGCCGCCCAAGTGGTACATGGACAACATGATACTCCACCGCGAGGACAGGGAGTACGCCTTCGACTTCATGGGCGAGCACGACACCTCTCCGATAGACCTCGTCACGAGGAGGTACGTGATGATAGCGATCCTCAAGGCCTTCGACACCTGTCCGCAGATATGCGTCTACTGTCAGAGGAACTGGGAAGTCCTTGAGCCATTCATGGCCGGCTCCTTCCCGGGCTGGGACAAGATAGAGAAGGCCATAGAGTGGTTCGGCGAGCGCGAGTCGATGATAGACGTGCTCATAACCGGAGGAGACCCCTTCGCCCTGAGCAACAAGATCATAGACAAGATGATGTCCCGCCTGAGCGAGTTCGACCACGTCATTAACATCCGCTGGGGAACAAGGATTCCAGTGACCGTTCCAATGCGCATAACTGAGGAGCTGGCCGAGATACTCGGATCATACATCGAGCCAGGCAAGAGGAACGTGGCCGTCTCGACCCACGTTGAGACTGCCTACGAAGTAACGCCCGAGATGGCCAAGGCAGCCTACAACCTCAGGAGGCAGGGCATCTACATCTACAACCAGCTGGTCTACCAGAGAAACGTCAGCAGGCGCTTCGAGAACGTCGCGCTGAGGATAGCCCTCAAGAAGATTGGCATCGACCCCTACTACACCTTCTATCCAAAGGGCAAGACCGAGCAGAGGGACTATCTCGTGCCGATAGCGAGGGTCGTCCAGGAGAGAAAGGAGGAGGCGAGGCTCTTACCGGGCCAGTTCAGGACGGACGAGCCGATATTCAACGTGCCGAGGATGGGCAAGAACCACCTGAGGGCCTGGCAGGACAGGGAGCTCATAGCCATAAAGCCCGACGGAAGCAGGGTGTACCTCTTCCACCCGTGGGAGAAGGGCATCAGCGAGACGAAGCTTTACACCTACACGGACGTCCCGATAGAGGAGTACCTCCGCTACCTGGAGAGCATCGGGGAGAAGAGGGAGGACTACGAGACCATCTGGTACTACTACTGA
- the pyrH gene encoding UMP kinase, whose amino-acid sequence MRIVFDIGGSVLVPDDPDIDFIKAIAYELTKISEDHEVAVVVGGGKVARKYIQAAKTFTPNETFKDYIGIHITRANAMLLIAALGEKAYPFVVQDFRKAWEVIQLKKIPIMGGTHPGHTTDAVAALLAEYLQADLLVVVTNVDGVYDSDPRKNPDAKKLPKVTVDQLVEIAMEGEAKAGGSGVVDALAAKFIQRGKIRTYIVGKKDAYSLFDVIKGKHSGTVVEP is encoded by the coding sequence ATGAGGATAGTGTTTGACATCGGAGGCTCTGTTCTCGTTCCGGACGATCCCGACATCGATTTCATCAAGGCCATCGCGTACGAGCTCACCAAGATAAGCGAGGACCACGAGGTGGCTGTGGTAGTCGGCGGCGGCAAAGTGGCGCGCAAGTACATCCAGGCTGCGAAGACCTTCACGCCCAACGAGACCTTCAAGGACTACATAGGCATACACATCACGAGGGCCAACGCGATGCTGCTGATAGCAGCCCTCGGTGAAAAAGCCTACCCATTCGTCGTCCAGGACTTCAGGAAGGCATGGGAGGTCATACAGCTCAAGAAGATACCGATAATGGGCGGAACTCACCCAGGCCACACGACCGATGCAGTCGCTGCCCTTCTCGCGGAGTACCTGCAGGCGGACCTTCTGGTCGTGGTCACCAACGTCGACGGCGTCTACGACAGCGACCCGAGGAAGAACCCTGACGCAAAGAAGCTGCCGAAGGTCACCGTTGACCAGCTCGTCGAGATAGCGATGGAGGGAGAAGCCAAAGCCGGAGGAAGCGGCGTCGTCGATGCTCTCGCTGCCAAGTTCATCCAGCGCGGAAAGATAAGGACGTACATCGTGGGCAAGAAGGACGCTTACAGTCTCTTCGACGTGATAAAGGGGAAGCACAGCGGGACGGTTGTGGAGCCCTGA
- a CDS encoding NAD(P)/FAD-dependent oxidoreductase: MKIVVIGSGTAGSNFALFMRKLDRKAEITVIGKEETMQYSPCALPHVISGTIEKPEDVIVFPNEFYEKQKITLMLGTEAKEIDRERKVVITDKGEVPYDKLVLAVGSKAFVPPIKGVENEGVFTLKSLDDVRKIKAYIAERKPKKAVVIGAGLIGLEGAEAFAKLGMEVLVVELLDRLLPTMLDKDTAKLVQTEMERHGVSFRFGVGVSEIIGSPVEAVKIGDEEVEADLVLVATGVRANVDLAKAAGLEVNRGIVVNEHLQTSDPDIYAIGDCAEVIDAVTGQRILSQLGTSAVRMAKVAAEHIAGKDVSFRPVFNTAITELFGLEIGTFGITEDRAKKEGVEIAVGKFKGSTKPEYYPGGKPITVKVIFRKDDRKLIGAQIVGGERVWGRIMTLSALAQKGATVDDVVYLETAYAPPISPTIDPISVAAEMALRKLR, translated from the coding sequence ATGAAAATCGTTGTCATCGGTTCTGGCACAGCGGGGAGCAACTTCGCCCTCTTCATGAGGAAGCTCGACAGGAAAGCTGAGATAACCGTTATCGGAAAGGAGGAGACGATGCAGTACTCTCCGTGCGCGCTCCCCCACGTGATAAGCGGCACGATAGAGAAGCCCGAGGATGTTATAGTCTTCCCGAACGAGTTCTACGAGAAGCAGAAAATAACCCTCATGCTCGGCACCGAGGCCAAGGAGATAGATAGGGAGCGGAAGGTTGTCATTACAGACAAGGGCGAAGTTCCCTACGATAAGCTCGTTCTGGCTGTAGGCTCAAAGGCCTTCGTTCCGCCGATCAAGGGCGTCGAGAACGAAGGAGTTTTCACGCTCAAGAGCCTCGACGACGTGAGGAAGATAAAGGCCTACATAGCCGAGAGAAAGCCGAAGAAGGCCGTCGTCATCGGTGCTGGCCTGATCGGTCTTGAAGGTGCCGAGGCCTTCGCAAAGCTCGGCATGGAGGTCCTCGTCGTCGAGCTGCTGGACAGGCTTCTGCCCACGATGCTGGACAAGGATACCGCCAAGCTCGTTCAAACGGAGATGGAGAGGCACGGCGTTTCCTTCCGCTTCGGCGTCGGTGTGAGCGAGATAATCGGAAGCCCGGTCGAGGCGGTTAAGATAGGCGATGAGGAAGTCGAGGCTGATCTGGTTCTCGTCGCCACCGGTGTGAGGGCCAACGTTGACCTCGCCAAGGCGGCAGGACTTGAGGTGAACCGCGGAATAGTCGTCAACGAGCACCTCCAGACGAGCGACCCGGACATATACGCGATAGGCGACTGTGCGGAAGTTATTGACGCCGTTACCGGACAGAGAATCCTCAGCCAGCTCGGAACGAGCGCCGTTAGAATGGCCAAGGTTGCCGCCGAGCACATAGCAGGAAAGGACGTCTCCTTCAGGCCGGTCTTCAACACGGCAATAACCGAGCTCTTCGGCCTTGAGATTGGCACCTTCGGCATAACGGAGGATAGGGCGAAGAAAGAGGGCGTTGAAATAGCCGTCGGTAAGTTCAAGGGCTCCACCAAGCCCGAGTACTACCCCGGCGGCAAGCCGATAACAGTTAAGGTCATCTTCAGGAAAGACGACAGGAAGCTCATCGGCGCGCAGATAGTCGGCGGCGAGCGCGTCTGGGGCAGGATAATGACCCTCTCCGCGTTGGCACAGAAGGGCGCAACGGTTGATGACGTCGTTTACCTCGAAACGGCTTACGCCCCGCCGATAAGCCCGACGATAGATCCGATAAGCGTTGCGGCCGAGATGGCTTTGAGAAAGCTCAGGTGA
- a CDS encoding endonuclease/exonuclease/phosphatase family protein produces MKVSEKDRVLLGIGTGVLLASSLRVFVAGAYSSLEKTFFYGANFPSALGIVLFVIAAFLVGKISRKAGAAVMVAYALASLLTDATEYTHLIAALAIPVALALVKELDVKYLAIGLVADLSLRVLAVGGEPIDFLHTRVLLAVLVLLGAFALWKEAGTLKKPGFGLYAFAALIELGLIYPNAVLRYSGVTVYYLPQFVAHSFVIALAILAGPYLAKKPGIASLLLVLGAAALFVKPLGLLGLPLALASSMALLENAKGSRFGVIGSVYLFLVATLALGAYVGRDIGLPFMEDNLEALILAASVIYALASYGGSAEVRLPNAKEIAGSLLGPAVVSIIVLALFNAGPTYVEAKKDVLIWSYNVHQGFGPYQGAFNGYELISLLKEQKPDIWAAQEVVGGMIGNGYQDVPLMISAYLGYAYEYKPAVEGTYGIAVFSHWHMKTESELNLESVGQARPAQKVTIDELGLILVNVHMGLSPEERAMQAEELLKFTESEPVAQIIAGDTNAEPDEKAIAILTRDYYDAFEERPPYTFNWGNIDIENIDYILLKKDWPAKVKDYGCLCDVEVSDHRPIWAIIELP; encoded by the coding sequence ATGAAAGTGAGCGAGAAGGACAGGGTGCTGCTCGGGATAGGAACTGGAGTTCTGCTGGCATCGAGTTTGAGGGTTTTCGTCGCTGGCGCTTACTCGAGTCTGGAGAAGACCTTCTTCTATGGTGCCAACTTTCCCTCGGCGCTGGGGATAGTCCTCTTCGTAATCGCAGCGTTCTTAGTGGGTAAGATAAGCAGGAAGGCAGGAGCAGCGGTGATGGTCGCTTACGCTCTAGCGTCGCTCCTCACGGATGCAACGGAATACACCCACCTCATAGCAGCTCTGGCCATTCCAGTAGCCCTCGCGCTCGTCAAGGAACTGGACGTTAAATACCTCGCAATCGGCCTCGTGGCGGATTTGAGCTTAAGGGTTCTTGCCGTCGGCGGTGAGCCGATAGACTTCCTCCACACAAGGGTCCTCCTGGCGGTTCTGGTGCTCCTCGGAGCCTTTGCGCTCTGGAAGGAAGCGGGAACACTCAAAAAGCCTGGCTTCGGCCTTTACGCCTTCGCGGCCCTAATCGAGCTTGGCCTAATCTATCCCAACGCTGTCCTGAGGTATTCCGGGGTTACCGTCTATTACCTTCCCCAGTTCGTTGCCCACTCCTTCGTGATTGCTCTGGCAATTCTCGCTGGACCCTACCTGGCCAAGAAGCCGGGCATCGCATCGCTCCTCCTGGTTCTGGGCGCGGCGGCGCTCTTCGTTAAACCGCTCGGCCTCCTCGGCCTCCCGCTCGCGCTGGCCTCTTCGATGGCACTCCTTGAGAACGCCAAGGGAAGCCGCTTCGGAGTAATAGGCTCGGTTTACCTCTTCCTCGTGGCAACCTTGGCTTTGGGCGCCTACGTCGGCAGGGACATCGGCTTGCCCTTCATGGAGGACAACCTTGAAGCCCTAATTCTAGCCGCTTCCGTGATCTACGCCCTCGCGAGCTACGGTGGAAGTGCTGAGGTTAGGCTTCCAAACGCTAAAGAAATAGCGGGCTCGCTCCTCGGCCCCGCAGTGGTTTCGATAATAGTTCTCGCCCTCTTCAACGCAGGCCCGACTTACGTTGAGGCCAAGAAGGACGTCCTCATCTGGAGCTACAATGTCCACCAGGGCTTCGGGCCTTACCAAGGGGCGTTCAACGGCTACGAGCTGATTAGCCTCCTGAAGGAGCAGAAGCCTGATATCTGGGCGGCGCAGGAGGTCGTCGGTGGAATGATCGGCAACGGCTACCAGGACGTCCCGCTGATGATTTCAGCTTATCTTGGCTACGCCTACGAGTACAAGCCGGCCGTTGAAGGAACCTACGGCATAGCGGTCTTCTCGCACTGGCACATGAAGACGGAGAGTGAACTCAACCTCGAGAGCGTCGGACAGGCGAGGCCGGCTCAGAAGGTGACCATCGATGAGCTCGGATTAATCCTCGTCAACGTCCACATGGGGCTCTCACCTGAGGAAAGGGCGATGCAGGCGGAAGAGCTCCTCAAGTTCACGGAGAGTGAGCCGGTAGCCCAGATAATAGCAGGCGACACCAACGCCGAGCCGGATGAGAAGGCGATAGCCATACTCACGCGCGACTACTATGACGCCTTTGAGGAGAGGCCGCCTTACACCTTCAACTGGGGCAACATCGACATCGAAAACATCGACTACATCCTGCTCAAGAAGGACTGGCCGGCAAAGGTCAAAGACTACGGATGCCTCTGCGATGTGGAAGTTTCCGACCACAGGCCCATATGGGCCATCATCGAGCTGCCGTGA
- a CDS encoding M48 family metalloprotease: MKEISLILVSIATVLVPPIIMRYWGRKILREELPKKEKNYNLLKAEVICIFGAFILYFPAMIALGALDWASDVVDKLPLPEIFKVFAFAAILLFPLLLSIFLIIYETVKVGVNITEEKIENPKKEVLKALALILGPIIGFAFIWLLLMLYLPESLTSKWWFDLLVYSILILAFFALFPLILIRVGTRSELDPELKAELMRFCEEQGVKVRDIIVKGKPGQKLANAMVTGIIPRYRYVVLTRYLVDNFEEDEIKAVLAHEIGHIKGKHLWINAALSIGWFLFWIGLIYILHKFNVQLFSSPWIFFGVFFFAFYFWLFVIESRISIRNEFKADEFAANVVGLEPTLRALKKLAELNLLPEKTGKWFNLLNRHPSIEKRVEHLKRLANLEP, encoded by the coding sequence ATGAAAGAGATTTCATTGATTCTGGTGTCCATTGCAACCGTCCTTGTTCCTCCCATCATCATGAGGTATTGGGGCCGCAAAATCCTGAGGGAAGAACTACCAAAGAAAGAGAAAAACTACAATCTGCTGAAGGCTGAGGTCATCTGTATCTTTGGGGCCTTCATACTCTACTTCCCGGCGATGATAGCCCTCGGAGCCCTCGATTGGGCCTCTGACGTGGTAGATAAGCTTCCCCTACCTGAAATATTCAAGGTATTTGCATTTGCAGCAATCCTGCTTTTCCCGCTTCTCCTGTCAATCTTCCTCATCATCTACGAGACTGTTAAAGTAGGAGTGAATATTACAGAGGAAAAGATTGAAAATCCAAAAAAGGAGGTTCTGAAAGCTCTCGCACTGATCCTGGGCCCGATCATCGGCTTTGCCTTTATCTGGCTGCTGCTGATGCTCTACCTGCCAGAGAGTTTAACCTCAAAGTGGTGGTTTGACCTGCTCGTGTACTCAATCCTAATACTCGCTTTCTTTGCGCTCTTTCCCCTCATCCTAATTAGAGTCGGGACAAGGAGCGAGCTCGACCCCGAGCTTAAGGCCGAGCTCATGAGGTTCTGTGAGGAGCAGGGAGTTAAAGTCAGGGACATAATCGTTAAAGGAAAGCCCGGCCAAAAGCTTGCCAACGCCATGGTTACGGGTATAATCCCCCGCTACCGCTACGTTGTTTTAACCCGCTATTTGGTTGATAACTTCGAAGAGGACGAGATTAAAGCGGTCTTAGCCCATGAGATAGGGCACATAAAAGGAAAGCACCTCTGGATAAACGCGGCTTTGAGCATTGGCTGGTTCCTCTTCTGGATAGGACTCATTTACATCCTCCACAAATTCAACGTTCAGTTGTTCTCATCACCGTGGATTTTCTTCGGCGTTTTCTTCTTTGCCTTCTACTTCTGGCTCTTTGTTATTGAATCGAGGATATCCATAAGGAACGAGTTCAAGGCAGATGAGTTCGCGGCGAATGTCGTGGGGCTTGAACCAACCCTAAGGGCGCTTAAAAAGCTGGCCGAGCTCAACCTGCTGCCGGAAAAAACGGGGAAATGGTTTAACCTGTTGAACAGACACCCTTCGATTGAGAAGAGGGTAGAGCATTTAAAACGTCTCGCCAACCTTGAACCATGA
- a CDS encoding RNA 2'-phosphotransferase, whose amino-acid sequence MNRVKVSKLMAYILRHSPEEFGLRPDVEGFVPLSELVEALKTVYPDVTEEFVRRIVELDSKGRYEIRGNKIRARYGHSFPVSLNHEEDRESRILYHGTPRRNLESILREGLKPMKRQFVHLSTSKSEAIETGRRHGRDVVLLVIDAECLRKKGLKIYKAGKNVRIVERVPPECITLEV is encoded by the coding sequence ATGAACCGCGTGAAGGTCAGCAAGCTAATGGCTTACATCCTGCGGCACTCGCCGGAAGAGTTCGGACTGAGGCCTGACGTGGAGGGCTTCGTGCCCCTTTCCGAGCTCGTCGAGGCCCTAAAAACTGTCTATCCAGACGTTACGGAGGAGTTCGTAAGAAGGATAGTCGAACTCGATTCCAAGGGTCGCTATGAAATCAGGGGAAACAAAATCCGCGCCCGCTACGGCCACAGCTTTCCGGTGAGCCTGAACCACGAGGAGGACAGAGAAAGCAGGATTCTCTACCACGGCACGCCGAGGAGGAACCTCGAGAGCATCCTCCGCGAGGGTTTGAAGCCCATGAAGAGGCAGTTCGTCCACCTGAGTACAAGCAAAAGCGAGGCAATCGAAACCGGCAGGCGGCACGGGCGGGACGTGGTTCTTCTGGTAATAGACGCCGAATGCCTTCGAAAGAAAGGCTTGAAGATTTACAAAGCCGGGAAGAACGTCAGGATAGTCGAGAGGGTTCCGCCAGAGTGCATCACTCTGGAAGTCTGA
- a CDS encoding MFS transporter codes for MSRRELVVTQGRREKAGKVRRIRIKRRNVVLLAVGMFLANVAFGMAFPYLSVYMRLLGGGMLMVGLLSVAFNLTSTVFQYPFGYLSDRTHNRKAFISFGLFSTGAIYALMAFVSTPIALLVLRTVQGTFGSAMMPAHSALIAELSTRVGSAYGLFGSIENAGYMLGNFIGGFIIKYVGIRGIFLIAGALLVLSSAIVLLLRERPRPKRAPRKLILVQEGRESEKATFQGAAFKRLMRGHLGLFYLTVLLVMIASGQVYSVVSVYFEETFGSEWVGLLFGIDSLAAALSGYLLGKLIDRYGAKKFYLLAIAGYAIAFLGYAFAKSLPIMVAVAILSGVKWAMTLGASSTYVATKVKAVERGQAMGLLNAVMSLGWVIGPFIGGYLSSMSFELNFTSTLVPLGLAFLLAVRLPE; via the coding sequence ATGAGCAGAAGGGAGCTCGTCGTAACTCAGGGAAGGCGCGAGAAGGCAGGGAAGGTTCGCAGAATAAGAATCAAGCGCCGGAACGTGGTTCTGTTAGCTGTAGGCATGTTTCTGGCCAACGTCGCCTTTGGCATGGCCTTTCCCTATCTGAGCGTCTACATGAGGCTCCTTGGCGGCGGCATGCTTATGGTGGGTTTACTGAGCGTGGCCTTCAACCTGACCTCGACTGTCTTTCAGTACCCCTTCGGCTACCTCTCAGACAGGACGCACAACAGGAAGGCCTTCATATCCTTCGGCCTCTTCTCCACCGGCGCAATCTACGCACTCATGGCCTTCGTATCCACTCCCATCGCCCTGCTCGTCCTGAGGACTGTTCAGGGGACCTTCGGCTCGGCCATGATGCCTGCTCACTCAGCTCTGATAGCAGAACTATCCACGAGGGTAGGCTCAGCTTATGGGCTCTTCGGCTCGATTGAGAACGCAGGCTACATGCTGGGCAACTTCATCGGCGGGTTCATCATAAAGTACGTCGGCATTAGGGGAATCTTTCTCATAGCAGGGGCTCTCCTCGTCCTTTCCTCTGCGATAGTTCTCCTCCTCAGGGAGAGACCCAGGCCGAAGAGGGCTCCAAGAAAGCTTATACTCGTCCAGGAAGGGCGGGAAAGCGAGAAGGCAACCTTCCAGGGTGCGGCATTCAAGCGGCTCATGAGGGGCCATCTGGGCCTTTTCTATCTCACAGTTCTGCTCGTGATGATAGCTTCAGGTCAGGTCTATTCGGTGGTCTCGGTTTACTTCGAAGAGACATTTGGCAGCGAGTGGGTCGGCCTTCTCTTTGGCATAGATTCTCTGGCAGCTGCTTTAAGCGGCTACCTCCTCGGGAAGCTCATAGACAGGTACGGTGCGAAGAAGTTCTACCTTCTGGCGATAGCGGGCTATGCCATTGCCTTCCTCGGCTACGCCTTCGCCAAGAGCCTGCCCATAATGGTCGCCGTGGCGATTCTCTCGGGCGTCAAGTGGGCCATGACCCTTGGAGCTTCGTCCACATACGTGGCAACTAAGGTAAAAGCCGTAGAGAGGGGCCAGGCAATGGGCCTGCTCAACGCGGTGATGAGCCTTGGCTGGGTGATTGGGCCGTTCATCGGAGGCTATCTCTCGAGCATGAGCTTCGAGCTGAACTTCACGAGCACGCTCGTTCCCCTTGGCCTGGCCTTTCTCCTGGCGGTCAGACTTCCAGAGTGA